A window of the Streptococcus sp. 116-D4 genome harbors these coding sequences:
- the gtfA gene encoding accessory Sec system glycosyltransferase GtfA, with translation MTIYSINLGIGWASSGVEYAQAYRAQILRSLGIPAKFIFTNMFQSENLEHFTKNIGFEDSEIIWLYGYFTDVKIAGTTYKKEDLEATFSQHPTKKEVSSDRKLIRYYFENQELYINASLHGENQEYVQRVEYVVKGKLIRKDYYSYTKVFSEFYAPGENGVQLCNRSFYNEDGSIAYEELLSNEKSTFVFSNKICYGLEELLEFMLEDLSLTKSDLILLDRATGIGQVVFENIGAAKLAVVIHAEHFNEKNTDEYNILWNNYYEYQFTNANKVNAFITSTERQKMLLEEQFTQYTSLHPKVVAIPVGSLEQLKFPEQSRKPFSIMTGSRLAIEKHIDWLIEGVALAQKKLPELTFDIYGEGGERRKLTELLTKLHAGEFIELKGHKQLDEIYQNYELYLTASTSEGFGLTLMEAVGSGLPIIGFDVPYGNQTFVYSGENGLLIERPKGDDRSRIAQAFADSIYEYFTKFNKTDAQQYSYHIAEDYKHEKLVERWKDFIEEVLHD, from the coding sequence ATGACAATCTATAGTATTAATTTAGGGATTGGCTGGGCAAGTAGCGGTGTTGAGTATGCTCAGGCATATAGAGCACAAATTTTAAGATCACTTGGAATACCTGCTAAATTTATTTTTACAAATATGTTTCAATCAGAAAATCTGGAGCATTTTACAAAAAACATCGGATTTGAAGATAGTGAAATAATATGGTTGTATGGCTATTTTACAGATGTTAAAATTGCTGGAACTACATATAAAAAAGAAGATTTGGAGGCTACTTTTTCACAACATCCTACAAAAAAAGAAGTGAGTTCTGATCGAAAACTTATTCGTTATTATTTTGAAAATCAAGAACTATATATTAATGCTTCCCTCCATGGAGAGAATCAGGAATATGTACAACGAGTAGAATATGTTGTGAAAGGAAAACTGATTCGTAAAGATTACTATAGCTATACAAAAGTATTTAGTGAATTTTATGCACCTGGAGAAAATGGGGTACAGCTCTGTAATCGTTCATTTTATAATGAAGATGGTAGTATTGCTTATGAAGAGCTTCTTTCTAATGAAAAGAGTACTTTTGTTTTTTCAAATAAAATTTGTTATGGGCTAGAAGAATTATTAGAGTTCATGCTTGAGGATCTTTCTTTGACAAAGTCTGATTTGATTTTACTTGATCGTGCGACGGGAATTGGACAAGTAGTATTTGAAAATATAGGGGCAGCGAAGTTAGCAGTAGTTATTCATGCAGAACATTTTAATGAAAAGAATACAGATGAATATAATATTCTCTGGAATAATTATTATGAATATCAATTTACTAATGCAAATAAAGTGAATGCATTTATAACGTCTACTGAAAGGCAAAAAATGCTTCTTGAGGAGCAATTCACACAATATACTTCTCTACATCCGAAGGTAGTAGCCATTCCAGTAGGAAGTTTAGAACAATTGAAGTTTCCTGAGCAATCTAGAAAACCTTTTTCAATAATGACAGGTTCACGTTTAGCAATAGAGAAACATATAGATTGGTTAATTGAGGGAGTAGCCTTAGCTCAGAAAAAACTACCTGAACTGACTTTTGATATATATGGTGAAGGAGGAGAGAGAAGAAAACTGACAGAGCTTTTAACTAAATTACATGCTGGGGAGTTTATTGAGTTAAAAGGCCATAAACAGCTTGATGAAATTTATCAGAATTATGAACTATATTTAACTGCTTCAACAAGTGAAGGGTTTGGTTTGACGTTAATGGAAGCAGTTGGCTCAGGACTTCCTATTATTGGTTTTGATGTGCCATATGGAAATCAAACATTTGTTTATTCTGGAGAAAATGGTCTATTAATTGAGCGTCCTAAAGGGGATGACCGTTCTCGTATTGCACAAGCTTTTGCAGATTCGATATATGAATATTTCACTAAGTTTAACAAAACTGATGCACAACAATATTCTTATCATATTGCAGAGGACTATAAGCATGAAAAATTAGTTGAAAGATGGAAAGATTTTATAGAAGAGGTTTTACATGATTAG
- the gtfB gene encoding accessory Sec system glycosylation chaperone GtfB, with product MIRLFEWLTQESLDLHYSLEESGIHGTSVVLNDDGFLPAGIISPYTFFCEVEMDGGALYFNQLEVPSLWQITGTNIEGEIWNRSSKKGVIHYHEPKYLRFVQSVDWLYPDGSIYMTDHYNKHGWIFAKTYFFSDQQVSHKKYFNKSGQEVLSENILTGDILLNWQGKVYHFTKKVDFFLFYLKKSGLDLSSIWYNSLGMPFLISYYLGGEGRDILFWQEKLADQLPGNMQVIFSGRSSRTKKVIVQDQSVYKKLLHLVEDGKKEMISFLNILYPKLRENYSRKEILIVTNSDQIEGLELLTEQLSAYTFHIGALTGMSEKLQNFGQKENVRLYPNMSPKTMLDLLDQCDIYLDINHGNEVLSIVRQAFERNLLILAYDNTIHSAAFHHKNGIFNHSQPHTLSDWLLNVDDYSQTVSRWRSDILPMTYEDYKQILFRNVD from the coding sequence ATGATTAGGTTGTTTGAATGGCTAACACAAGAATCTTTGGATCTACATTATTCTCTTGAGGAATCTGGCATCCATGGAACCAGTGTGGTTTTAAATGATGATGGTTTTTTACCAGCAGGAATTATTTCACCTTATACTTTTTTTTGTGAAGTTGAAATGGATGGCGGAGCACTTTATTTCAATCAATTGGAAGTTCCTTCTCTTTGGCAGATAACAGGAACGAATATAGAAGGAGAAATTTGGAACCGTAGTTCTAAAAAGGGAGTTATTCATTATCATGAACCAAAATATTTGCGATTTGTCCAAAGTGTAGATTGGCTGTATCCAGATGGTTCGATTTATATGACAGATCACTATAATAAACATGGATGGATTTTTGCTAAGACTTATTTTTTTAGTGACCAGCAGGTGAGTCACAAAAAGTATTTTAATAAATCAGGTCAGGAAGTTTTATCAGAAAATATTTTAACAGGTGATATTCTTCTCAATTGGCAAGGTAAAGTTTATCATTTTACTAAAAAAGTAGATTTCTTTCTTTTTTATTTAAAAAAATCAGGTCTAGATTTATCTTCTATTTGGTATAATTCACTGGGAATGCCTTTCTTAATTTCATATTACTTGGGAGGTGAAGGAAGAGACATTTTATTCTGGCAAGAAAAACTTGCGGATCAGCTTCCAGGTAATATGCAAGTTATTTTTTCAGGAAGATCAAGCAGAACAAAGAAAGTAATAGTTCAAGATCAGTCGGTGTATAAAAAACTATTACACTTAGTGGAAGATGGGAAAAAAGAGATGATTAGTTTCTTAAACATTCTCTATCCTAAATTGAGAGAAAACTATTCTCGAAAAGAGATTCTAATTGTGACAAACTCTGATCAAATAGAAGGCTTAGAATTATTAACTGAGCAGCTCTCAGCTTATACTTTTCACATTGGTGCTTTAACGGGTATGTCGGAGAAATTACAAAATTTTGGTCAAAAAGAAAACGTACGACTCTATCCTAATATGTCACCTAAAACGATGTTGGATCTACTGGATCAATGTGATATCTATTTAGATATTAATCATGGGAATGAAGTTTTATCTATAGTACGACAAGCTTTTGAACGAAATCTTCTTATTTTAGCATACGACAATACTATTCATTCAGCGGCTTTTCATCATAAAAATGGTATTTTTAATCATAGTCAGCCTCACACATTATCTGATTGGTTATTGAATGTAGATGATTATTCACAGACGGTTTCGCGTTGGCGGTCAGACATACTCCCTATGACTTATGAAGATTATAAACAAATATTGTTTAGGAATGTAGATTAA
- a CDS encoding MBL fold metallo-hydrolase: protein MKIHKTVNPVAYENTYYLEGEKYLIVVDPGSHWDAIRQTIENINKPICAILLTHAHYDHIMSLDLVRKTFGNPPVYIAESEASWLYTPVDNLSGLPRHDDMADVVAKPAERTFIFHEEYQLEDFRFTVLPTPGHSIGGVSIVFPDAHLVLTGDALFRETIGRTDLPTGSMEQLLHSIQTQLFTLPNYDVYPGHGPATTIAHEKTFNPFF from the coding sequence ATGAAAATCCATAAAACCGTGAATCCTGTTGCTTATGAAAATACCTATTACTTGGAAGGCGAAAAGTACCTCATCGTCGTTGATCCTGGTAGTCATTGGGACGCCATTCGTCAGACAATAGAGAACATCAACAAACCGATCTGTGCTATTCTATTGACCCACGCTCATTATGACCATATCATGAGTCTGGACTTGGTGCGCAAGACTTTTGGCAATCCTCCTGTCTATATCGCAGAGAGTGAAGCCAGCTGGCTCTATACTCCCGTCGATAATCTCTCTGGTCTCCCTCGCCACGATGATATGGCAGATGTGGTCGCAAAACCGGCTGAACGCACCTTTATCTTTCACGAAGAATACCAACTGGAGGACTTTCGTTTCACTGTCTTGCCAACACCAGGGCACTCTATCGGTGGTGTTTCTATCGTCTTTCCTGATGCTCATCTAGTCTTGACAGGAGATGCCCTATTTCGAGAAACAATTGGACGAACTGATCTTCCGACTGGTAGCATGGAGCAACTCCTTCATAGCATCCAGACCCAACTCTTCACCCTACCAAACTATGATGTCTATCCAGGGCATGGTCCAGCTACCACTATTGCTCACGAAAAGACCTTCAATCCTTTTTTCTAG
- a CDS encoding N-acetylmuramoyl-L-alanine amidase, protein MKSHKRLTLLALAFLGLTNQVVLADDTSRSTTTPMTSSPSSSTSNSTNTSASSSQANTETSSSTATSSEQESKPSLSRETKPNQPLQTGWVKEGNKWTFYSQTGVKFTDTLYDGYFFDSHGYLLENSWYQMGNNWYYINGSGKYLSNQWSQINGKWYAFDDYGRMLANVWKGDYYLKASGAMADKEWVYDQSYFSWFYLKSGGRYAQKQWIGSYYLKSGGYMAHKEWIYDPDYQAWYYLKDDGVYVTGTYAVDGKNQLFQGNGKWVRELAQGFQKGHYSKTIFLDPGHGGKDRGAYYYGIAEKELNLQVYRKLRKRLEGLGYTVLTSRDSDIDVDFITERSRMVNKTNADFFISLHFNAKGNDTTVNLGIQTYSYKDEPGFPSKINKDWHNNPERMSESNRLAADIHSSLLAETGARDAGLLQATFAVLRETAKPAVLLEMGYMDNPEENQKIRNNDYQDKLVEGIVKGIQKYYAGN, encoded by the coding sequence ATGAAATCACACAAAAGACTGACACTTTTAGCTTTGGCTTTTCTTGGACTAACAAACCAAGTCGTTTTAGCTGATGATACGAGTCGTTCTACTACTACCCCTATGACTAGTTCACCCAGTAGCTCAACAAGCAATTCTACAAATACTTCTGCTAGCAGTTCTCAAGCTAATACAGAAACTTCGTCAAGTACAGCTACTTCAAGTGAGCAAGAAAGCAAACCTTCTCTTTCTAGGGAAACCAAACCCAATCAACCTCTACAGACTGGCTGGGTAAAAGAAGGGAACAAGTGGACTTTTTATAGTCAAACTGGGGTCAAATTTACAGATACTCTCTATGATGGTTATTTCTTTGATAGTCATGGCTACTTGCTTGAAAACAGCTGGTACCAAATGGGAAATAATTGGTACTATATCAATGGTTCAGGTAAATATTTATCCAACCAGTGGAGCCAAATCAATGGCAAGTGGTATGCTTTTGATGACTACGGTAGAATGTTGGCCAATGTCTGGAAAGGCGATTACTACCTCAAAGCCAGTGGTGCTATGGCAGATAAGGAATGGGTCTACGACCAAAGCTACTTTAGTTGGTTTTACCTCAAGTCTGGTGGACGCTATGCCCAAAAACAATGGATTGGTTCCTACTACCTCAAATCTGGTGGCTACATGGCCCACAAAGAATGGATCTACGACCCAGACTATCAAGCTTGGTACTACCTGAAGGACGATGGTGTGTATGTCACAGGAACCTATGCTGTGGATGGTAAAAACCAGCTCTTCCAAGGGAATGGAAAATGGGTTCGTGAATTAGCACAAGGTTTTCAAAAAGGACATTACTCTAAAACTATTTTTCTCGATCCAGGACACGGTGGTAAGGATCGCGGGGCTTATTACTATGGTATAGCTGAAAAAGAATTGAACCTACAAGTTTATCGTAAGCTACGTAAACGTCTAGAAGGACTCGGCTATACCGTTCTCACCTCTCGAGATAGTGATATAGACGTTGATTTTATTACCGAGCGTTCTCGTATGGTCAACAAGACCAATGCTGACTTTTTCATCAGCCTTCATTTCAATGCAAAAGGGAATGATACAACCGTTAACCTGGGTATTCAGACCTATTCTTACAAGGATGAACCCGGTTTCCCTAGCAAGATTAACAAGGATTGGCACAACAATCCTGAACGGATGAGTGAAAGTAATCGTCTCGCAGCCGATATCCATTCTTCACTGCTAGCTGAAACTGGAGCTAGGGATGCCGGACTTTTGCAAGCAACCTTTGCCGTTCTTCGTGAAACAGCTAAACCAGCTGTTTTGCTAGAGATGGGCTATATGGATAATCCAGAAGAAAACCAAAAAATCCGCAACAATGACTATCAAGATAAACTGGTTGAAGGGATTGTCAAGGGAATCCAAAAATATTATGCTGGAAATTAA
- a CDS encoding RelA/SpoT family protein encodes MPKEEIYSGDEVVALTQKYLSKEDVAFVHKALVYAVECHSGQYRKSGEPYIIHPIQVAGILAKLKLDAVTVACGFLHDVVEDTDATLDDLEREFGPDVRVIVDGVTKLGKVEYKSIEEQLAENHRKMLMAMSEDIRVILVKLSDRLHNMRTLKHLRKDKQERISKETMEIYAPLAHRLGISSVKWELEDLSFRYLNPTEFYKITHMMKEKRREREALVDEVVTKLEEYTTDRHLKGKIYGRPKHIYSIFRKMQDKRKRFEEIYDLIAIRCILDTQSDVYAMLGYVHELWKPMPGRFKDYIANRKANGYQSIHTTVYGPKGPIEFQIRTKEMHEVAEYGVAAHWAYKKGIKGQVNSKESAIGMNWIKEMMELQDQADDAKEFVDSVKENYLAEEIYVFTPDGAVRSLPKDSGPIDFAYEIHTKIGEKATGAKVNGRMVPLTTKLKTGDQVEIITNPNSFGPSRDWLNMVKTSKARNKIRQFFKNQDKELSINKGRELLISQLQENGYVANKFMDKRHMDQVLQKTSYKTEESLFAAIGFGEIGAITVFNRLTEKERREEERAKAKAEAEELVKGGEVKVENKETLKVKHEGGVVIEGASGLLVRIAKCCNPVPGDDIVGYITKGRGVAIHRVDCMNLRAQENYEQRLLDVEWEDQYSSSNKEYMAHIDIYGLNRTGLLNDVLQVLSNTTKNISTVNAQPTKDMKFANIHVSFGISNLSMLTTVVDKIKSVPEVYSVKRTNG; translated from the coding sequence ATGCCAAAAGAAGAAATTTATTCAGGCGATGAAGTCGTCGCTTTAACGCAAAAATATTTATCGAAAGAAGATGTGGCTTTTGTCCATAAGGCCTTGGTCTATGCTGTGGAATGCCACAGTGGCCAGTATCGTAAATCTGGCGAACCCTACATTATCCACCCTATCCAAGTGGCAGGTATTTTAGCCAAACTCAAGCTGGATGCTGTAACGGTAGCTTGTGGTTTCTTGCATGATGTGGTGGAAGATACAGATGCGACCTTGGACGATTTGGAGAGAGAGTTTGGACCTGATGTGCGCGTGATTGTCGATGGCGTTACCAAACTTGGTAAGGTTGAGTACAAATCGATTGAGGAGCAATTAGCGGAAAATCACCGCAAGATGCTCATGGCCATGTCTGAGGACATCCGCGTTATCTTGGTCAAATTGTCTGACCGCTTGCACAATATGCGGACCCTGAAACATCTTCGAAAAGACAAGCAGGAGCGTATTTCCAAAGAAACCATGGAAATCTATGCCCCACTTGCCCACCGTTTGGGGATTTCGAGTGTCAAATGGGAGTTGGAAGACTTGTCTTTCCGTTATCTAAATCCAACGGAATTTTACAAGATTACCCATATGATGAAGGAAAAGCGCAGAGAGCGTGAGGCCTTGGTGGATGAGGTAGTCACAAAATTAGAGGAATATACGACGGATCGTCACTTGAAAGGGAAAATTTACGGTCGTCCCAAGCATATTTACTCGATTTTCCGCAAAATGCAGGATAAGAGAAAACGTTTTGAGGAGATCTATGACCTAATTGCCATCCGTTGTATCCTAGACACTCAGAGTGATGTCTATGCCATGTTGGGATATGTCCATGAGCTTTGGAAACCAATGCCTGGACGCTTTAAGGACTATATTGCCAACCGTAAGGCCAATGGTTACCAGTCTATCCATACGACCGTTTACGGACCAAAAGGCCCGATTGAGTTCCAGATTCGGACCAAGGAAATGCACGAGGTGGCTGAGTACGGGGTTGCGGCTCACTGGGCTTATAAGAAAGGCATCAAGGGGCAGGTTAACAGCAAGGAATCAGCCATTGGAATGAACTGGATCAAGGAAATGATGGAGCTCCAAGACCAGGCTGATGATGCCAAGGAATTTGTCGATTCAGTTAAGGAAAACTATCTGGCTGAGGAGATTTATGTCTTTACCCCAGATGGAGCTGTCCGTTCCCTTCCAAAAGATTCAGGACCGATTGACTTTGCTTATGAGATTCATACTAAAATTGGGGAAAAAGCAACAGGTGCCAAGGTTAATGGCCGCATGGTACCATTGACTACCAAGCTAAAAACAGGTGATCAGGTTGAAATCATCACCAATCCAAACTCATTTGGACCAAGCCGTGACTGGCTCAATATGGTCAAGACCAGCAAAGCCCGAAACAAGATTCGTCAATTCTTTAAGAACCAAGACAAAGAATTGTCCATCAATAAAGGTCGTGAATTGCTGATTAGTCAGCTCCAAGAAAATGGCTATGTGGCCAATAAATTCATGGACAAGCGCCACATGGACCAAGTTCTGCAAAAGACCAGCTACAAGACAGAAGAATCCCTCTTTGCGGCTATTGGTTTTGGAGAAATCGGTGCTATTACCGTCTTTAACCGTCTGACTGAAAAGGAACGCCGTGAAGAAGAACGTGCCAAGGCCAAGGCGGAGGCAGAAGAACTTGTCAAAGGTGGCGAGGTCAAGGTTGAGAACAAAGAAACCCTCAAGGTCAAGCATGAGGGTGGTGTGGTCATTGAAGGTGCTTCAGGTCTCCTCGTGCGGATTGCCAAGTGTTGTAATCCTGTTCCTGGTGACGATATTGTCGGTTACATTACCAAGGGTCGTGGTGTGGCTATTCACCGTGTGGACTGTATGAATCTGCGTGCCCAAGAAAACTACGAGCAACGTCTCCTTGATGTGGAGTGGGAAGACCAGTACTCTAGCTCAAATAAGGAGTATATGGCCCATATCGACATCTACGGCCTTAACCGTACAGGACTGTTGAACGATGTACTGCAAGTTCTTTCAAACACAACTAAGAATATCTCAACAGTCAACGCTCAACCAACCAAGGATATGAAGTTTGCGAATATCCATGTTTCCTTTGGAATTTCAAACCTTTCAATGCTGACCACTGTAGTTGATAAGATTAAGAGTGTACCAGAAGTCTACTCTGTCAAACGGACCAATGGTTAA
- the dtd gene encoding D-aminoacyl-tRNA deacylase encodes MRIIVQRVKKAQVSIEGQVQGEINQGLLLLVGVGPEDQKEDLDYAVRKLVNMRIFSDAEGKMNLSVKDIEGEILSISQFTLFADTKKGNRPAFTGAAKPDMAETLYQEFNQELAKEVPVQTGIFGADMQVELVNDGPVTIILDTKNR; translated from the coding sequence ATGAGAATTATCGTTCAGCGTGTCAAAAAAGCCCAAGTTAGCATTGAAGGTCAGGTGCAGGGAGAAATCAACCAAGGCCTTTTATTGCTGGTTGGTGTTGGACCAGAGGACCAAAAAGAAGATTTGGATTATGCAGTAAGAAAACTGGTCAATATGCGAATTTTTTCAGACGCAGAAGGCAAGATGAACCTGTCTGTCAAAGATATTGAAGGAGAAATTCTCTCTATTTCTCAGTTTACCCTCTTTGCGGATACTAAGAAAGGCAATCGTCCAGCCTTTACAGGTGCAGCTAAACCGGATATGGCAGAAACTTTGTATCAAGAATTTAACCAAGAACTAGCCAAGGAAGTGCCCGTTCAGACAGGCATCTTTGGAGCGGATATGCAGGTTGAGCTGGTCAATGATGGGCCAGTTACCATTATCCTCGATACTAAAAATAGATAA
- a CDS encoding ISL3 family transposase, which translates to MEQLHFITKLLDIKDPNIKILDIINMDTHKEIIAKLDYEAPSCPDCGSLMKKYDFQKPSKIPYLETTGMPSRILLRKRRFKCYQCSKMMVAETSLVKKNHQIPRIINQKIAQKLIEKTSMTDIAHQLSISTSTVIRKLNDFRFKHDFSRLPEIMSWDEYSFTKGKMSFIAQDFDKLNIITVLEGRTQAIIRNHFLKYDRVVRCRVKIITMDMFSPYYDLAKQLFPNAKIVLDRFHIIQHLSRAMSRVRVQIMNQFERKSHEYKAIKRYWKLIQQDSRKLSDKRFYRPTFRIHLTNKEILDKLLSYSEDLKHHYQIYQLLLFHFQNKDPEKFFGLIEDNLKQVHPIFQTVFKTFLKNKEKIINALQLPYSNAKLEATNNLIKLIKRNAFGFRNFENFKKRIFIALNIKKERTNFVLSRA; encoded by the coding sequence ATGGAACAATTACATTTTATCACAAAACTTCTCGATATTAAAGACCCAAACATCAAGATTCTAGATATCATCAATATGGATACCCACAAAGAAATTATCGCTAAGCTGGATTATGAGGCCCCTTCTTGTCCTGATTGTGGAAGTCTAATGAAGAAATATGACTTTCAAAAACCGTCTAAGATCCCTTACCTCGAAACAACTGGTATGCCTTCTAGAATTCTCCTTAGAAAACGCCGTTTTAAGTGCTATCAGTGCTCTAAAATGATGGTTGCTGAGACTTCTCTCGTCAAGAAGAATCATCAAATCCCTCGTATCATCAACCAAAAAATTGCTCAGAAGCTGATTGAAAAAACTTCTATGACCGATATTGCTCATCAGCTGTCCATTTCAACTTCAACTGTCATTCGCAAGCTCAATGACTTCCGTTTTAAGCATGATTTTTCTCGTCTTCCTGAAATTATGTCATGGGACGAGTACTCCTTTACAAAGGGAAAGATGAGTTTCATTGCTCAAGATTTTGATAAGCTCAATATCATCACTGTTCTTGAAGGCAGAACACAAGCTATCATTCGAAATCACTTTCTTAAATATGATAGAGTCGTTCGATGTCGAGTGAAAATCATTACGATGGATATGTTTAGTCCTTACTATGACTTGGCTAAACAGCTTTTTCCAAACGCTAAAATCGTGTTGGATCGTTTCCATATTATCCAACATCTCAGCCGTGCTATGAGTCGTGTGCGTGTCCAAATCATGAATCAGTTTGAGCGAAAATCCCATGAATACAAGGCTATCAAGCGTTACTGGAAGCTCATCCAACAGGATAGTCGAAAACTCAGCGATAAACGTTTTTATCGTCCTACTTTTCGTATTCACTTGACCAATAAAGAGATTCTAGACAAGCTTTTGAGCTATTCAGAAGACTTGAAACACCACTATCAGATCTATCAGCTCTTGCTTTTTCACTTTCAGAACAAAGACCCTGAGAAATTTTTCGGACTCATTGAGGACAATCTGAAGCAGGTTCATCCTATTTTTCAGACTGTCTTTAAAACCTTTCTAAAGAACAAAGAGAAAATCATCAACGCTCTTCAATTACCTTATTCCAACGCAAAATTGGAAGCGACCAATAATCTCATCAAACTTATCAAACGAAACGCCTTTGGATTTCGGAACTTTGAAAACTTCAAAAAAAGAATTTTTATAGCTCTGAACATCAAAAAAGAAAGGACGAATTTTGTCCTTTCTCGAGCTTAG
- a CDS encoding nicotinamide mononucleotide transporter, translating to MKKSLKIFATSKWFDLFGVALVVGIAIASGYLNSRLDKFVDWGPWTALIPFGLISVTNVGISMLSTRFTGKLSKWGNYFGIVNTILSGAIDYILGNKAAIITYPVTFLIYTFAIKKWEASQEGKPNQMSQKQVKLAAIIISIIAFLFAFVTNYIGYGGKMNLLAYVTTIAFGLSLIANALNALKLTTQWGFWLIYNFVQLTKAGIQGNFANIGKYIFYILNAIGALFVWNDEEVE from the coding sequence ATGAAAAAGTCACTAAAAATTTTTGCTACATCTAAATGGTTTGATCTTTTCGGAGTTGCTTTAGTCGTTGGAATTGCGATTGCATCTGGTTACCTCAACTCCCGTCTCGACAAATTCGTAGACTGGGGACCATGGACTGCCCTTATTCCCTTTGGATTGATTTCTGTAACCAACGTTGGGATTTCCATGTTATCCACTCGCTTCACGGGAAAATTAAGCAAATGGGGAAATTACTTTGGTATTGTTAATACCATTTTGTCCGGTGCTATTGATTATATCCTTGGAAATAAGGCGGCCATCATTACCTATCCCGTCACCTTCCTCATTTATACCTTTGCGATTAAGAAATGGGAAGCTTCGCAAGAAGGCAAACCCAACCAAATGAGCCAAAAACAGGTAAAATTGGCGGCCATCATCATTTCCATCATCGCCTTCCTCTTTGCCTTTGTGACCAACTATATTGGCTATGGAGGTAAGATGAATCTCCTTGCCTACGTAACAACTATTGCCTTTGGACTGTCCCTCATTGCCAACGCTTTGAACGCATTGAAACTAACAACTCAGTGGGGCTTTTGGTTGATTTACAATTTCGTTCAGCTGACAAAGGCTGGCATTCAAGGAAATTTTGCCAATATCGGAAAATACATCTTTTATATCCTCAATGCAATCGGAGCTTTATTTGTCTGGAATGATGAAGAAGTGGAATAA
- a CDS encoding metal-dependent transcriptional regulator: MTPNKEDYLKCIYEIGLDLHKITNKEIAARMQVSPPAVTEMIKRMQSENLILKDKECGYLLTNLGLKLVSELYRKHRLIEVFLVHHLDYTSDQIHEEAEVLEHTVSELFVERLEKLLGFPKTCPHGGTIPAKGELLVEINNLPLADIKETGSYRLTRVHDSFDILHYLDKHSLHIGDSLQVKQFDGFSNTFTILSKNEDFQVSMDIAKQLYVEKID; the protein is encoded by the coding sequence ATGACCCCGAATAAAGAAGATTATCTAAAGTGTATTTATGAAATTGGCTTAGATTTGCATAAAATTACCAATAAGGAAATTGCGGCTCGTATGCAAGTCTCCCCCCCTGCCGTAACTGAAATGATTAAACGGATGCAGAGCGAAAATCTCATCCTAAAGGACAAGGAATGTGGCTATCTACTGACTAACCTCGGCCTTAAACTGGTCTCTGAGCTCTATCGCAAACACCGCTTGATTGAAGTTTTTCTAGTTCATCATTTAGACTATACGAGTGACCAGATTCACGAGGAAGCTGAGGTATTGGAACATACTGTCTCTGAACTATTCGTGGAGAGACTAGAAAAATTACTTGGGTTCCCCAAGACCTGCCCTCACGGAGGAACTATTCCTGCCAAGGGAGAACTCTTGGTTGAAATCAACAACCTACCACTAGCTGATATTAAAGAGACTGGATCCTACCGCCTGACTCGAGTTCACGATAGTTTCGACATTCTCCATTATCTGGACAAGCACTCACTTCACATCGGTGATTCGCTCCAAGTCAAGCAGTTTGACGGCTTCAGCAATACCTTCACTATCCTCAGTAAAAACGAGGATTTCCAAGTAAGTATGGACATTGCCAAACAACTCTATGTCGAAAAAATCGACTAA